A window from Diachasmimorpha longicaudata isolate KC_UGA_2023 chromosome 5, iyDiaLong2, whole genome shotgun sequence encodes these proteins:
- the LOC135162387 gene encoding uncharacterized protein LOC135162387 produces the protein MSWSTVKDRLSRRDASDAGLKEESLDGQSPEAKSPGDEPKVKRYRNKHMKQFPELYRSDVSIHPSYTGLKTLPYYVVCRRRAHKTRKQITRQLNWEIKHMAMIQTYALGGVRIDRTFSIGFPQDALVIPDFATDKERRRINELVGIR, from the exons atgtccTGGAGTACGGTGAAGGATCGGTTGAGCCGGAGAGATGCTTCGGATGCTGGATTGAAAGAGGAGAGCCTGGACGGTCAGAGTCCGGAGGCGAAAAGCCCTGGAGATGAGCCGAAAGTGAAGAGATATAGAAATAAACATATGAAGCAGTTTCCGGAGTTGTACAGGAGCGATGTGTCCATTCACCCGAGTTATACTGGATTGAAAACGCTTCCTTA CTACGTAGTGTGTCGCCGAAGAGCCCACAAGACTCGCAAACAAATCACACGTCAGCTAAATTGGGAGATTAAGCACATGGCGATGATACAGACATATGCACTTGGAGGGGTGAGAATAGACAGGACATTCAGCATTGGATTTCCTCAGGATGCCCTGGTAATCCCGGATTTCGCGACGG